Part of the Candoia aspera isolate rCanAsp1 chromosome 1, rCanAsp1.hap2, whole genome shotgun sequence genome, AAGCTGGACAACCATTAATAACAGATGTAATTTGAATCCCACCTCGAACAGACTGGATGACCTCCATGAGTATTCCAATCCTAGAATTGGTTGATTTCTGATCTTGGCCCCTATCTCACAAACTTACTTTCAAAGTCTTCTTGGGCTCTCAGGTGAGCAGTAGCTCATCTGacattatctttatttatttaaaatatttatatagctcCTTATCATTACTTTTATTCTGCTGTTTTAGCTTTATAAGCTGggcttattatatttttattacagtgtAATATTTTAtagcattgtttttatttatattttgtggcTGCTTGGTTGAGCAATCGGTCCTGGAAGCTCATATGATCAATGGAGACCTATATAAACAACACATACTCAGAAAGCAAGCAACAAAGTTAAAAACTGTAAAATCAAATAGATTCCCCACTTAGAGAGTTGTTACATAAACCCAATGCTATAGTCTGTAAATCGTGATTTACAGTGGAGCACTATGTGTatatacagagccagtttggcgcagtggttaaggcaccgggctagaaaccaggagaccatgagttgtagtcccaccttaggcagtcactctctctcagccccaggaaggaggcaatggcataccacttctgcaaaacctgccaagaaaactgcagggacagctccaggcagtctctgagaattggacatgactgaacagataaaaaaaaaaatcacaattatcCTTCAACTGTGGTTTGGGAAGTAAACTAATTAAACAAGCCAGGGATAGCCTGATGTGTGAATCAGCCTGAAACAATCAAACCTTAACGTTTTTGAAGAGCTCAAGTCTCTTAGTACTTCGCAAGTAGCTGACAGCTAAGGAAAGAGTGGTAGATCTGCTTGGGGGACTGAGAAGCCTGCCTTctgcttagatcagtgtttctcaacctcagccattttaagatgcgtggacttcaactcccagaattccccagccagcatggctggctggggaattctgggagttgaagtccacacatcttaagctggctgggtaaccttgggccattcactctctcagcccaactcacctcacagggttgttgtggtggggaaaataggaagaggaaggagtattaggtatgtttgctgccttgagttatttataaaaataataacggtgggatagaaaataaataaaataaaataaaaaagttgctgaggctgagaaacattggcttagaTAAAAGGAGTGGGGGAGGTAAGAAGTCTCTCAGCACCCAGGCCCAGAGAACTGAGCCTACCTTCGGTCCTCCTCAGCCATTAAGAGGGGCAACGTTGCTATCTTCGCTTCCAGATCCTCAAAGGCCAGTTGTCTAGAAGAGGCAGGGAAAGAGCAAGGAGGAGACCCATAAAACATGCTAGGAAAGGACAAGACTGGTTTCTAGATCCCATAACAGGAGACCTCATTCCCCCTTCAGCAAAGGGGAAATAAAACTTGTGGAAAGCCATCCAGGTCCTCCAAAACCTCGGGATTTCTCATCTCCATTTCTTGAGAATCTGAGACTACTGCAGAAGAGTCCTCAATATGGTCCCTTCCAAAGTTGGTGGACGTCAACTCGCAAAATCCCTTCCCAGCACAGTCTAAGGCACCCGGATGGGACACACCACACAGTGGCAAAAGAATGATTGTTTTGCCTGCAGAAGGCCTCAGATTCAAATCCTGGCATCTCTAGGTGGAAATGAGAAAGATGCCTGTCTGAAATACTGAGGAGCATAAAAACTACTGAGCTATAAGAACATTCTAAGCCTTAGACTTGCTTTTCTCCAACACAACCATACCCAGAGTGTCCAGGAAGAAGGAACCTTCCTCATCCCAGTTTAAAACAGTAACATAAGCAAGCTCACCCTCCCCTGAGTTCCTTCAGCATCCATAGGGGGTGGCAAAACAGTGGACGTAGTGTTGTGATGCAATCCCACCTCTTTTGTATATGCCTGTACGCAAGGGGTGGTGCTTGTATTCCAAAGGTGCCTCTGCTGTCTTCTCTTTGTGACACACATACAGCCCACCCCACAGATGCTACTTCCCAGTTCTCTGCCCTTGGAACACTAAACTTCTCTGCATAACTGTTTTCATCAATATTGCAAGATTCTCCACATAAAACTTGCCCCGTTGATTAAGTGTGTCTCACACTGATTTTCTGCAGAACCCCACATGCACAGACAGGCTGCTGTAATACAACAAACTAAGCCAAGCTTttcttaatcatggtttactgaataaaccacaattagtgGAGTCCCATAGTATACTGAACCAAAGCCAGACAAATCACTCCATGGGTTAATGTACTGAGCAAAGGCAGCCTAAGACTGTCATGCACATTTTCTTCAATTACTTCCCTAGCAGAATCAGCAGGCCACCGTCAGGGCAACTATGGAACATTTTGATGAACTGTGTACCTCAACAATCAAAGCTTCTAGTTTTGCATAGATCCTGGAAGGGATCTGCTTTCTGGACGAGATGGTGAGATTCCTCTGAATCAGCTGGTTGCAGTGGTGACTAGGTGCAAGATATCCTTTACTTCTTCCTTCAGAACAATAGATTTGTCCACAGCAGAAGAAGTAGAAGGACTAGGACAGCACAGACCCTCCCTTTTCCAAGAGGTCTTGCCCGCTGATAAACCCAATATGGTGTCTTAAGTTCTCAAGCTTTACTCATGCAACCCAGCACAACAGGCTCAGCTAACATGTAGCTAGTTCCTTATGACTTAGCACTTTATGGAGAAAACCCAACTCTAATTTTCCTCTTAGTCTGATTTATCAATCCAGTTTACTCAACAGCTCACAGTCATGCAAATCCTATATGGTTTCTATATTGTGTGAAGATATCTGCTATGTAAGCCATTAAAGTAGAGCTGAAAGTAAGTCAGCTTCTTCTAAGTCTTACAATCTCTGGACCGCTAGGTGAGCTGTGCCAGGTGAGGCTGATGAAGTAGTCACTGAACCTATCAGGTTACCTAACCCTGGTTTGGGGAAACTGCTAAAAGGGTGATGCATAACCTTTTTTAACCCAAGGGCTACATCTGGTCTTAAAGTGGCCTGTAAAGGGCTGTACTGCTGAAGGGGTCAGGACcacaacaaaaatggaaaattaatttCAAGttattaattatttccttccacaTCAGATGAACAATTTGGCAGCCACTTTTGGAAAGGGGTCTGAAGGCTGGGGTGGCAAGCCTTCTCTACTCTACAATTTGgattaaaaaattcaaaatgaaggGAATGCTTGGAAACtcacctcctctcccagttccatTTGAAAACAACGTAAGAGCCAAAAACAAAAGCCCCAAGTCCAATAGCAAGAAGGCCATAACCTGGAAATAACAAAGTGGGATCCTGATGATTGTCAGCAGCCACCAAAAATTATAccaagaaaacaagagaaaaaaatctccAAAGGTGGCCAAGCCTTCACCGGCTGTACAGacaccttgtttttttttctttagggatGAAGTTCAGGGAGCTAAGGACCAGCTCTGCTTGCTGATTCCATGACCCTGCTGCAGCTTTTGATCATGCCTATTTCATACCTTCTTGACTGTATTGTATCAGTCATCCTTGTAGGCCAAAAGCCTGTATCTTTCTGCAAATAAACAGATCTAACCACCAAACGGCCCTTCCATTTGGCAGCATCCTTCCAAATACAGCTACCAATCTAGTCAATAAATAGGTAACTCAGATAATGGCTATACCTGCCACGTGGAGCTGTTTCTGGCAAATATCTGGGGATATTTtaagaactccccccccccaaattaggtGTTTACTCTCAGATATATTAAGGCTACCACTCCTGCTCATCTTCAGAAGGTAAATTTGGGGGATGAGCAGGAGGGGCTGCATCTTGACCTGCTGAACAATCACAACTGCAGCACATTCAGCTAGTGTGAGAGGCTTATTTTGGAACGGCATATATAGGAACCCAGTGTGGACAATCGGCTGAATGGGGAGGATAGTAAGGGACCATTTTCAGAGGCTACTCTGGGGATCCATTAGATAAGCCGGTTGAAAGGCCGCGCCCCTTTCCTATTTCCTTTTGGCATCTGTGGAGAACCCCCAACTCCCACACAAACCTACCATCCAGCTGCTCAGCTGGCTTGCACAACACACCCAATCTTGGCTTGTTAAATAAACCACGATCGGTTGGGTTGACAGCGGTCCCCAGGCCTTAAGAAAGCCAAGCGACCGTGTCTCAGCTCATCCTACAGGCTTAGGAAGTCGTGTAAAGGTAGCCACCGTGGTTTGAAAAGCACGACTTGGGACGCCGCATATGGACACAGCCcatggtggtttgcttaacggcaGTTCAGCCAGCCCTAGCTTAGGCGAGGGGCCGAGAGTCAGCTGCCTCCTGCGGATCCACGCGGCCGAGTTTCAAGCCCCATCTCCCCATCCTCACCCGGGAGCCCCCGTTGGGGCAATCGCCTCTTATAGTCGATTGGTCCATAACCGCCCGTCGGCGGCATGTCCTGCTTCACCTTCCAGGCTCCCGCCGCCATCTTGGAAGCGGGCAACTCCGGTCTGACCCAACGCTACCACCCCGCTCGTCTCTTGCGGATGACGTCAGGCGAGTGCCCCAAGTAAAGCCGAGTGCCCGAAGGCTGGCAGTCACGTGGCGGGAATTCCGGGCCGGGGGCTCGTGCGACGAGCTGGTGGGAGAAGCGCGGGAGGGTTTTTCTCGGTGCCGGAGCGTGCTTGCCAGGCGTGCCTATCTGTAGCGCTCGACTAAACTGAGAACGCTGCGGGAAATGTTTATGATATGCAGAATGCTAGCGTTGGAGGGGGTGTTGCAAGGCAGCAGTCCGAGAACGGAAGGCTGCCTAgccttttttttctgaagaacaaaaaaataaggaagaaccCCCCTCTCCTGCGTTCCCGGCGTGTGCTTGGATATGGTGTCTAACCAGCACTTCAGGGAAACGCAAAGCGGCAGCAGCAGCGCGGGAAAAAACGCTGAAATAAAAGGGCTCCGGAATATAGGCTGATGGAACAAGGGTGGGTGCTTTAATTTATTGCACTGTTTCATTAAGTGTCGTCAAGTCGGTGTCGACTCTCAGCGGCCTCACAGATggatttctccaggaggatctgtccttaacctggtccttcaagtcttccgaGGGTGCTCCCATTGCCGCTGCAACTGAgtctccaccttgctgctggtcgccctcttcatttttcttccacctttcccagcattacagccttctccagatacTATTTGAACCTGATCATTCGTGCCTCCAGTGGACTGACACTTACTAAtctgtggtttattaaataaacaattgaTTTAGCCTGCAAATCCAGCCATCAAC contains:
- the NDUFA13 gene encoding NADH dehydrogenase [ubiquinone] 1 alpha subcomplex subunit 13, coding for MAAGAWKVKQDMPPTGGYGPIDYKRRLPQRGLPGYGLLAIGLGAFVFGSYVVFKWNWERRQLAFEDLEAKIATLPLLMAEEDRRTLRLMRHNFSEEAKIMKDVPGWQVGESVYHTTRWVDPRVEELYFLHPPKIHQQLYFGYSLSS